DNA sequence from the Colletotrichum destructivum chromosome 9, complete sequence genome:
AAAGTTGTCGCGTATTTGTAAGACAGTACTGCAGCGTTTGGCACTCGGTAGATGGCGAATATTGTTTCTGGTCAGTGTTGACATTGAACGTCTGCCAGCCCGGCGACACGTCCGTTTGTCTCTGTTCTCTATGCGCCCGGGCTTGATTAACGTGGGACCTGAAGAGGGCGACTCTGACGAACTACATAACATGCGGGAATGATACAATGCATACGTAAGGGTCCCAGTCGCTGGAGCTACATCCAGAAGCTATCTGCGTTGGCGGCAGTTGAGGCGCAGCCCGAATGGGCCCGACATGGTGGATATGATACAGAATGGACTGGCGACAAGGTGAATCTGCCTTGGCCGTAGTAGGCAAGAAACGAAATCCCATCTGTACCACCTCGATCATTCTTATTCGCATAATCTCCACCAAGATGGATTTGCTTTGCAAGCGCGGGTGCGGTACAGGGGGTCGTGGAGGACATGCTCCGAGACCGTCACAGAGCAAGCATCTGGCAGGCATTAAGCACAGAAACGATGTGCTAATCAAATCCCAGGCCGACACGGGATGGGAGGTGGACGGGCTAGAAGCGGGTAGTTGGCCAGGGGGAGTATATGGCTAGGGAAAGGTGTCAATGAGAAGAGTCTCGACCAATTATCGGAGCATATGTGGGTCATGGGTGGGTTCAGCGGGGGAAGTAGGTGGTGACATCATGGCACAGGTGACGACACCACGACATCGACCACtggggaggagagaaaggggcATGGCGCGATTTGGGAAAGCTTGGGACACAAGCGGCAgagacagcagcagcacacATTGCACATGCAGGAATCAGAAGGGGAAAACCAGGAGGGAGAGCACAGTGACATGGCTTTTGGTGCTTACCACCCGCCCCCTGCTTGTACCATGCCCGGCTGCTTTCTAGCTGCGCGCCGCCTTTTGCCTGAGGTGACAAGGAAAGGGCAAAGTGGCAGAGAAACAGGCCTCCAGGGACAACCGATGATGGAATGAGACCTCGATCTGGCCGGCTGGGCCACCTTCCCAAGCGCCTCCCAGCTCGAGATAGCTAGCTGCTGTTTCGCCTAGGACGAACGGGGGAGAAGCACGACGCACTTGCCTTGCTCCGGTTACTTACCAAACCAAGCTTGCATGTAGAGGCTGAGGTCACAAGTAGCTCATACCACCCGACATGCCGGCACATAAAAACCCTTCCCTCCCACCACTTTGCTCCCAAGCTTCTGTTTACATCATTCAAACAGACCAATCGATTCTTGCTTCTACACCATAAGATACCAAAAAATTTGCAAACATGTCTCTGCACTGTAAGTCAACATCCTCCCGACAAGAGAGCTAGGGATTCGTATTCCAAGAACTAGAATCCCGATGCGTCCATCCGAGACGCGCCTTTGATGGACTTGAGACCTGATTTCGATTCCTCGTCGAAGCGATGTCGAAACAAAGAAACCAACCCGCTGACCGCAGGCCTCCATAGACCTCCCCCCCGTCAAGCCTTCggccatcgccctcggcaccatCTTCAACCACACTGCCGAGCTTGCTGGTATGGATCTCTTTGATACCCACTGCTTAATGCTCTAGACCTGGTCAACTGACACATTTCCTTTTGGCAGTCTTGACTCCCATCTTTGGCGCGACTTACCAGCGCGCTAAGGCCGCCAACACCAAGGAGGAATTCGCTCGCTCCAAGGAGGCTCAGGGTGCTGCCGTCGCTTGGGGTACTTCCCTCGTCGGCTCTGCCCTCCAGTCATATGGTGTCGGTGCCCTCATCAACGCGACTGGTACCTTGTCGTACAAGGGCGCTGCCTACCTCGGCTCTTTGATCTTCTTCGCTACCTCTGCCCCCGGAGTATGTCCTTGATTTCCTCAAAAACGATCCAGACACTAATGAAAACGTAGTACATCTCTCAGGTCTTTGTCGAGAAGCGTCCTGTTGATACAGTCGGCGTCAGCGTCCTGGCCAAGGTCATCGAGACCGTTGGCCTGTCAGTCTTCCTTACCTGGTGGGGCACCCGCACCAACCCCTTCGACTAAAGGGTTTAATGTGTTATGAATTCCGTCGAGCATCCAAGGATATGGATTGCTACTGTGCTATTATAGTTGGGTCGGATGGGATGTGGTCATGGAGTTAAAGAAAGCCCATAATCGCGGCTAGGGTTATTGCCATGTACCTACACTTTTACGTCTGCTCGAGCCATGATTCTTCAATTGACTAAGTCAAGTCAAGCCATCGCTCTTCATCAAACATACACGTGAAGATTTAGCTATTGTACGCGACACATTTTCATTGTTGTACACGATTAGTGAGCAGGGAATTGAGGACCGATTGTCATGAGTGATTCTTGACTGGACCATATTCCAATCAGTTGTCAGCTGAACTTAGATGGGTTGACAAAGGGTTAATAGACGATGAGAAGTGCAGCGACCAGGTCAACATGAGCTCTGCCTTCAGTTGTCAGTCTGACGAGATGATGGGAAACTGTCGTCAGCTTTCGCGCGACACCTGGTCACGGCCTCACTGAGCATTCTCAACACCTCGTGTCTGAGACGCAAATTTAGGGTCCTCCACACCTCCGCACCCTAAAGGTTCCAACGGAGGTTGTAATGATTGAAAATCATTTATTGGGTTCGAGTAGCAGAAGAAAAGCTACCCAGCGCAGCAAGAAAGACGTGCCCTAGAACGCCGAtatcttcttttttttttccccaGCCAGATTCCCGTATGTCCGCGCCGCATTTGGCAAAAATAAGGAAGCGTGCATATAATACAACTCCTCTCCAAAGCCGTTACTGTTTGCGATCATGAACCACGCTTCCCCATTGGTCAAGATAACGGGAACGAAGCGTGGCAGATGTTACCTCCCCGGTGACATTAGTCGTTGCAAGTCAAGGGATGTCATCCTCGTGCCTGGTTCGATAAATCGCTCCGTCTGCGTCTTCACATGGTGTGACGCGCTCTGTGAGACGAAGCCATGTCCGTACCTTCAGGAGCCGGCATCTAGGCCCAGAAAGACTGCTTGGCGGTCTCCTTCTGCACGAGCTTGACGAGCGCGGCGTATACCTCAGAGTagtcctcgccgtcgtcctcctcgtcgtccttggcgtcagacttcttctcggccttcttggcgtcggcggcggagcgcTTCTCCGAGACCATGACGACCGAGGTCGGGCGCTTcgtcttggcggcggcgccgagctcggcgcGCGAGGGGACGAAGATGTAGGGAACGTTGTGGTCCTCACAGAGGACGGGCAGGTGGGAAATGACGTCCATGGGAGAGATGTCGCCGGCGATAATAACGACGCCAGGGAAGGCGGTGTTACCGGGGCCAGCGGCGGGGGACTTGCGGAGGGTCTTGACGacctccttgacgccgcGCTTGAGGGTGTTGTTCTTGGCGGCTGTTGCGGTGCGGTGTCAGTTTGCTTGGTCTTGAACCATGAGATACAAAATGGCACTCCGTtagagggaggggaaagacTTATAACAGAACATACCCTTGCGAATGGACTTCATGACCTTCTTCATGGCCTTGTCATCAGCCAATGGCACAGCGAAGGGCACGagagcgccgacgacggggaggccgtcggcggtggaCTTGGACGCGATCTCGCCGCTagcgacggcggtggcagcaACATCGGCCTGGAGGTGCTCATCGAGGGCGCgctcgagcttctccttcttgtccttcttatccttcttgtccttcttgtccttcttgatAGCGCCGTCGGACACGGATcgcttcttgtccttcttctcctttctgtcgggcttctcggcggccatTGTGAAGGTTTGTCGGGGGGGCGGTGCTTTTGTTGATTGGAGGGGTTTCGAAGTGTGAAGGGCGAAGGAGGTCCAAAGAAGAGAATCGAAGGACTCGGTGgattggcggcgacggcggtaGTTGAAGCTTTCGGCGGGACAAGGTCGATTTGCAAAAGCTCAATTTTTTTCCAGAGCCCATGCAGCTTTTTCGGCGGGGCCCCACCGTGCAAGCCAAGTGCAGAGAGTACTCCCGGAATTGTGGTATATCCGTGCCGAATAAGCTCGCAGAACTGTAGAGACACTCACGTGATGTAGGCCAGCCAATCGCAGCTTGGATGTTCGGCAAATGTCAGCGCATCCCCGTTGAGTGGTTCTGCCTGTCTTCGAAGGGCTTGGTCGAGTCCATGTCAATGTCAAAAATAGATGTAGAAAATGTACGTTTAAGCATGGATGTTTACACGGATTATGAATCTAGTAGCAGGAAAGCAAGTGGTCTGTCTGATGCTATGTTTTTCTGAGTTAGATCATTGAATACTGTCCTACTAAAACCTATAATATTTGGTGGTTGATATGTTGCACTCACTGCTTTGCAACTCTACAGCGGCCGAAAGTTCAGTCTTTGAAATCGTCAAAAAATTGGGGTTCTATTCCACATCTCCCCTCTACGTAGTTGATATACACGTGTTTTGACACAGGGAATCGTTGTCCGCCTCTAGCTCTCGCCACTCACTATTGTCGAAAATTGTATTTACTCCTCATCGGCGAACTCGGCGCGGCCCTGCTTGGAGTTCAGGTAGTGGTTGCTGCATCACTTATTAATACCAGGTCTTACTGAGGCTCATCTCTGGAGCGAGCGTTCGGAAGGGGTGACGGACCGGTGGATGGCCCAGTCCATGATGTACCAGCCAGCAAGCAGAGGAGGGACAACGTAGAGGATCTGGGCGCTGGTGCGGCGCCAGGtgttgaagacggcgtcgtgggcAGCGCCGGCAAAGGGGTTCTGACGGTTGGGGGTAATGCCGAAGGTGATGATGCCTCTCTGCTTCTCGCCGCCTGCAAGTCCGTCAGCTTGCTGTCCCATACATCAAAAATTCCAGTCATATCGTCTCAGAGTTGAGCCGCGTGTCGACATCCTCATCGGTATCATCGTATCTGGTCGGTCGGTCCCAGGATGCATCGCTCAAGCGCGTCGCCATCTCGCTTCGACATCGAGCAAATTGCAAGAAAACGTACCAATGTGTCCCCACCAGCCGAGGTGGCTATCGCGATGTCAGCGGCATGCACCCACAGCGTAATTGATGGCAGCACAAAGCGGCGGGCAGACGGAATCATCTCGGCCTCTCGATCTGAAAAGCCCGCACGCCCTTCCGGTCCCCTTCGCCCAATTGGCCTCGAACGGGGCGTCACTTACTGGTTGTACTTCCCGTGAGGGACGCTGGGTCCTCCCATAAGAGCTTGCGTAGGTCTCATCGTGGCGGCGTGTGGTGGACGGTGATGTGTGACCGGGTTGAAAGTCGTTAAGCTGGCGGTCGGAATGGGTCGAATCAGACGAGGTTCAAATCTTGTCCCCTTCCTGCCGAACCCGAACGCTGAGGTGCACGTCCCAAAATAGACTAGCGCATTTTGCGCTTTCGAACCGTCACCAgtgcaccaccaccctccgACCACCCCGGTCGAAAGTCCCAAAATTCCATGACGGAGCTTACCGCGAGAGGAGCTTTCGACAGCTTCATCCGTCCTTACACTGAACAACTAAGCCCACCATCTACGTCTAAAAGCCCAGTCGGATAGCCCGCGATCTCCGCCAACGGACTGAACCGCTTCGTCAACAATATCTCCCGCTGAATAAACCCCCCGTTTTCCGCTTCCCAAACCATGGCTCAAGCTCTGGGCTTTGCGTACCGTATGGCCGTCCCCGCGGCCATCGGTGTCGCGGTGCTGCAGTCGTCGATCTACGATGTCAAGGGTGGATCCAGGGCCGTCATTTTCGACAGGCTGTCTGGTGTCAAGGAGACTGTCATCAACGAGGGTACGCACTTCCTCGTACCGTGGCTGCAGAGGAGCATCGTTTTCGACGTGCGGACGAAGCCCAGAAACATCGCCACGACGACGGGTAGCAAGGATCTTCAAATGGTCAGCTTGACCCTCCGTGTGCTGCACCGTCCTGAAGTTCAGGCTCTTCCCAAGATCTACCAGGTAAGTCGAAAGCTCTCGCACAAGCTCGCcaaccacgacgacgagaggaACGAGATTCTAACCATGCTGCCAGAACCTTGGCCAAGACTACGACGAGAGAgtcctcccctccatcgGCAACGAAGTTCTCAAGTCCATCGTCGCGCagttcgacgccgccgagctcatCACTCAGCGTGAGGCCGTCTCGCAGCGCATCAGCTCCGACCTGCGcaagcgcgccgccgagttcaacatcgccctcgaggacgtcTCCATCACGCACATGACTTTCGGCAAGGAGTTtaccaaggccgtcgagcagaAGCAGATCGCTCAGCaggacgccgagcgcgcGCGGTTCATCGTCGAGAAGGCTGAGCAGGAACGCCAGGCCAACGTCAtccgcgccgagggcgaggccgagagtGCCGAGACTATTagcaaggccatcgccaagaaCGGCGACGGTCTTGTCCAGATCAGAAAGATCGAGGCCAGCAGGGACATCGCCGCGACGCTGGCGGCGAATCCCAACGTCGTTTACCTGCCCAGTGGCGGCAAGAGCGGCAGCCAGATGCTGCTGAACGTCGGACGTTGAGTGGGTTGCGAAGTGGCTGGatgagagaagaaaaggcgaTGCTGTATTATAGACTTTGAAGGCAAGTCACCGCTTCAATAAATGTAATCATAGGGCAATGAATCCTGCCTCCTTTCCACGAACTGAGCCTGCAATGGTGTCATCTGCTGCGCTGtatatatatttatatatatgCGACAGCAAGCGACTTGTGACAACATGAAAGCGTGGCGTCGATCATAGACTTTGTTGTTACTGATGTTTGATTGCTGAGAGTTGGTTCCTTTCGACCGAACCGTTTCGAACGGGGTGAACAAGAAGAGCAAAACGCTAACCCCAAGCGCGCTTCGCAGATATGTAGGCCTACGGCGGTCCTTTAGAAGCTGTTCCGATGCTACGTCCTCATGTCCTTGGAAGGCATCTGAACCATTGGAACGATGCGGTAGAGGAAGATTAATGTTTCAAGACAACTGGTACAAACCCGGTGCCTGGTCCGTTAAATAAGACTAGCCGATGGGTGTCTATTTACATGTGTATAGCAAAAGCATCGTATTTTCCCTTAAGAACAGAAGCCCAAGCATGTTATCGCAGCCTCAGAGACCGATTCCACCCGCCAACAAGCCTCCACATCCAGGGTAGATATACAGGATAAGACGGCATccattttctctctctccttcttcctaTGCGGGTTTTTCGCCTTTCCATTTCTCCCCTTCGTTCTGTTTCCAATCAGTGGTTATCAAGAAAACACTTTTGAGTGAAATCACTATACTTCCATGCAGAGCGACAAGTGAGACAATGTTTGAGTTTACTCTCTTCAAAACTGTTGATCAGATTGATGTTCAAGCAGCGTGAGTACCTTCGAGACCTGGGCGTACATCATACTGTGTGGGCGGTGTGGGGCAGACGTACTTAGGCCACTGACTGGCGAAATGTTTCATCAATATCCGATATGGTGTAGTGGCCAACATGATGCCCTCTCATCTGCTTGAGAGGTTAGGCATAGCCCCGAGTTCGATTCTCGGTTTCGGAAGTTTTGCGCCTTCGAGCGATTGATTCTTTTGTTTTTGAAATCCCTTTTTCAAGGCTCGCTCGCTTCCAGCGTCCTCTTCGTTGGGGTGCTGTGTGTGCTGGGGTGCTTCCCTTCAGCGAAGGGGCGTGCGAAGGGGCGTGCAAAGTTGCACTATACTGAGCAGCGGCAGGTACAACCAACGCGTTCAATACTCTCAGAATAATGCAGTCACTTGAAAGAAACAAACAACGATTTTATTCGAAACGGCCCTAGGCACAACTCTAGATAGAGTACAACGCGTTTGCTGCCCTTGTGTCCAAGAGTTATGCGTGAATGTTGTGTTGTGTAGCACGGGGAACAAGCCAGCGATGGACAGCAATGCCCAATGCCAGACAATGGATAGTGAAATCCTAACGTTATAAAAAGGAACAGATTTGACCCGGTATCTCACTCACAGTGCTCTCATCAGAAGGGCGTAGACGATGTACATGTCACGAAGTTAGCACAA
Encoded proteins:
- a CDS encoding Putative ribosomal protein eL8/eL30/eS12/Gadd45 — encoded protein: MAAEKPDRKEKKDKKRSVSDGAIKKDKKDKKDKKDKKEKLERALDEHLQADVAATAVASGEIASKSTADGLPVVGALVPFAVPLADDKAMKKVMKSIRKAAKNNTLKRGVKEVVKTLRKSPAAGPGNTAFPGVVIIAGDISPMDVISHLPVLCEDHNVPYIFVPSRAELGAAAKTKRPTSVVMVSEKRSAADAKKAEKKSDAKDDEEDDGEDYSEVYAALVKLVQKETAKQSFWA
- a CDS encoding Putative cytochrome b-c1 complex subunit 8, with translation MRPTQALMGGPSVPHGKYNHHLGWWGHIGGEKQRGIITFGITPNRQNPFAGAAHDAVFNTWRRTSAQILYVVPPLLAGWYIMDWAIHRNHYLNSKQGRAEFADEE
- a CDS encoding Putative prohibitin, Band 7 domain, Band 7/SPFH domain superfamily, which encodes MAQALGFAYRMAVPAAIGVAVLQSSIYDVKGGSRAVIFDRLSGVKETVINEGTHFLVPWLQRSIVFDVRTKPRNIATTTGSKDLQMVSLTLRVLHRPEVQALPKIYQNLGQDYDERVLPSIGNEVLKSIVAQFDAAELITQREAVSQRISSDLRKRAAEFNIALEDVSITHMTFGKEFTKAVEQKQIAQQDAERARFIVEKAEQERQANVIRAEGEAESAETISKAIAKNGDGLVQIRKIEASRDIAATLAANPNVVYLPSGGKSGSQMLLNVGR